The following are encoded together in the Mumia sp. Pv4-285 genome:
- a CDS encoding acyl-CoA dehydrogenase family protein, giving the protein MSAVEPGDDLPSEAEIRSAVRDLAGRFDDGYWAKLDEASEFPWEFYNAFADAGWLGIAIPTQYGGAGMGISSAAALLYEIAASGAGMNGCSPFHLTIFGLNLVAKHGGDALCQELLPRAADGSLHVCFAITEPDAGSDTSRIRTQARKDGTDYVINGRKVWITKAAQSEKAVMLVRTSPAPEGGRPTDGLSMFVVDLDSDKVEMRAIPKMGRNAVSSYELFIDDLRVPGSALIGEEGKGFRYLLDGINPERILLANEALGIGRAALRKAVAYSKERIVFDRPIGQNQGIAFPLAEATMRLDAAEAMARIAAEKYDRGEPCGREANTAKFLCADAGFQAADAALQTHGGFGYAREYHVERYFRESRLMRIAPVSQEMVLNYMSEHVLGLPKSY; this is encoded by the coding sequence GTGAGCGCCGTCGAGCCGGGAGACGACCTGCCGAGCGAGGCGGAGATCCGCTCCGCCGTCCGCGACCTGGCCGGCCGCTTCGACGACGGCTACTGGGCCAAGCTCGACGAGGCGAGCGAGTTCCCCTGGGAGTTCTACAACGCGTTCGCCGACGCCGGCTGGCTCGGCATCGCGATCCCGACCCAGTACGGCGGGGCGGGGATGGGAATCTCCTCCGCGGCCGCTCTGCTGTACGAGATCGCTGCCTCCGGCGCCGGCATGAACGGCTGCAGCCCCTTCCACCTCACGATCTTCGGGCTCAACCTGGTCGCGAAGCACGGTGGTGACGCACTGTGCCAGGAGCTTCTCCCCCGCGCCGCGGACGGGAGCCTGCACGTCTGCTTCGCGATCACCGAGCCTGATGCCGGGTCGGACACCAGCCGGATCCGCACCCAGGCACGCAAGGACGGGACCGACTACGTCATCAACGGACGCAAGGTCTGGATCACCAAGGCGGCGCAGTCCGAGAAGGCCGTCATGCTGGTGCGGACGAGCCCCGCTCCGGAGGGCGGCCGCCCGACCGACGGGCTCTCGATGTTCGTCGTCGACCTGGACAGCGACAAGGTTGAGATGCGCGCCATCCCGAAGATGGGACGCAACGCGGTCTCGTCGTACGAGCTGTTCATCGACGACCTGCGCGTACCCGGCTCTGCGCTGATCGGCGAAGAGGGCAAGGGTTTCCGCTATCTCCTCGACGGCATCAACCCTGAGCGCATCCTGCTCGCGAACGAGGCCCTCGGCATCGGTCGTGCCGCCCTTCGCAAGGCGGTCGCGTACTCCAAGGAACGCATCGTCTTCGATCGGCCGATCGGCCAGAACCAGGGCATCGCCTTCCCGCTCGCGGAGGCCACCATGCGCCTCGATGCGGCCGAGGCGATGGCGCGGATCGCGGCGGAGAAGTACGACCGGGGCGAGCCCTGCGGACGCGAGGCCAACACCGCGAAGTTCCTGTGCGCCGACGCCGGGTTCCAGGCCGCCGACGCCGCGCTTCAGACCCACGGCGGGTTCGGGTACGCCCGGGAGTACCACGTCGAGCGCTACTTCCGCGAGTCGCGGCTCATGCGGATCGCACCCGTCAGCCAGGAGATGGTCCTCAACTACATGAGCGAGCACGTCCTCGGCCTGCCGAAGTCGTACTGA
- a CDS encoding beta-ketoacyl-ACP reductase, translated as MTRFQDRVAVVTGAARGLGARIAKDLAAEGARVAVLDLDEERTTPVVDEIRAAGGDAIGLGADVGDSDQVEGAVARVVDAFGSVHILVNNAGITRDNLLFKMTDEDWDTVMQVHLRGTFAMTRAAQRSMVEQKYGRIINLSSTAALGNRGQANYSAAKMGLQGFTKTVALELGPMGITSNCVAPGYIDTEMTRAVAERVGVPLEERLAEYAARMPLRRVGQPEDIANAVLFFASEPSSFVTGQVLYVDGGRWLV; from the coding sequence ATGACGAGATTCCAGGACCGGGTCGCCGTCGTCACCGGAGCAGCGCGCGGACTCGGCGCACGGATCGCGAAGGACCTCGCGGCCGAGGGAGCGCGCGTCGCCGTGCTCGACCTCGACGAGGAGCGTACGACTCCTGTCGTCGACGAGATCCGTGCAGCCGGCGGTGACGCCATCGGCCTCGGAGCCGACGTCGGCGACAGCGACCAGGTCGAGGGCGCGGTTGCTCGCGTCGTCGACGCCTTCGGTTCCGTGCACATCCTGGTGAACAACGCCGGAATCACCCGCGACAACCTCCTCTTCAAGATGACCGACGAGGACTGGGACACCGTCATGCAGGTGCACCTGCGGGGAACCTTCGCCATGACCCGAGCCGCGCAGCGCTCGATGGTCGAGCAGAAGTACGGGCGCATCATCAACCTCTCGTCCACGGCCGCGCTGGGCAACCGCGGCCAGGCGAACTACTCCGCCGCCAAGATGGGGTTGCAGGGCTTCACCAAGACGGTCGCCCTCGAGCTCGGGCCGATGGGCATCACGTCCAACTGCGTCGCCCCCGGCTACATCGACACCGAGATGACGCGAGCCGTCGCCGAGCGCGTGGGCGTGCCCCTCGAAGAACGCCTCGCCGAGTACGCCGCCCGCATGCCGCTGCGCCGGGTCGGCCAGCCCGAGGACATCGCCAACGCGGTGCTCTTCTTCGCCAGCGAGCCTTCCAGCTTCGTGACCGGCCAGGTCCTCTATGTCGACGGCGGGCGGTGGCTCGTGTGA
- a CDS encoding FAS1-like dehydratase domain-containing protein encodes MDDDWKRAWQPLMDKVGQLLDDDELRFGPETVERGAVRRFVEPLELDSALHTDPDTARQHGHPDIVAPYTSVWTFLLPRAWTPGGGELYPDEADRDAQPSWSPIGDDVVPGAPPTSSMFGSGISLEFDRPLHIGDRVAAGPRRLLACTPKETRVGRGAFVRFERDVVAESGERVCRMTGEIYLYDPHPEPEEAERV; translated from the coding sequence ATGGACGACGACTGGAAGCGCGCCTGGCAGCCGCTGATGGACAAGGTCGGTCAGCTGCTCGACGACGACGAGCTCCGCTTCGGACCTGAGACGGTGGAGCGTGGCGCGGTCCGGCGCTTCGTCGAACCGCTCGAGCTCGACTCGGCTCTGCACACCGACCCCGACACCGCGCGACAGCACGGCCATCCAGACATCGTCGCCCCGTACACCTCGGTGTGGACCTTCCTGCTTCCCCGGGCGTGGACGCCTGGCGGCGGGGAGCTCTATCCCGACGAGGCCGACCGGGACGCCCAGCCGAGCTGGAGCCCGATCGGCGACGACGTCGTTCCCGGCGCACCGCCGACCAGCAGCATGTTCGGGAGCGGCATCTCGCTCGAGTTCGACCGGCCACTCCACATCGGTGATCGCGTCGCAGCGGGACCACGCCGGCTCCTCGCGTGCACACCGAAGGAGACTCGGGTCGGTCGCGGAGCGTTCGTGCGGTTCGAGCGGGACGTGGTGGCGGAGTCCGGTGAACGCGTCTGCCGGATGACCGGCGAGATCTATCTCTACGACCCGCACCCGGAGCCGGAGGAGGCAGAGCGTGTGTGA
- a CDS encoding AMP-binding protein, with protein MSEPEGGWPSIAEMLRASAHAHADRVAVVDGDRTMSYTDLFEESRRFAAALVADGVERGDRVSIWAFNSAEWIIAVLGIHQAGATLIPINTRFKGLEASELLRRGRVGVLIAVTDFLGTDYVEMLESTEEDLPDLRTIVAARGPATAPSVSWADFLDRATDADFDEVDRRRTLIGPDDPADMLFTSGTTGTPKGVIATQSQTLAVAQDWAVMTGLSEDDRYLMVNPYFHMFGLKAGILASTSVGACMLPVPVFDVAASLRAVEREQITVFPGAPTLYGSILEHPERSAFDLSTLRVAVTGAADIPVELIRRIYAELPFDYVVSGYGLTEAGTAASTSRDDTPEKIATTVGKARPGFEIRVADEFDAPVPAGKVGQILLRGPSVMSAYLDDPETTAAVLSDDGWLRTGDLGRFDKDGYLTIVGRTKEMFIVGGFNAYPAEIESILMRHPSITNVAVVGIPDERMGEVGMAFVVASEPVDEADVIAWSRNNMANYKVPRQVRIIDELPLNATGKVQKSALLEQTPRPS; from the coding sequence ATGTCTGAACCCGAAGGCGGATGGCCGAGCATCGCCGAGATGCTGCGCGCCTCAGCACACGCGCACGCCGATCGGGTCGCCGTGGTCGACGGTGACCGCACGATGTCCTACACCGACCTCTTCGAGGAGTCGCGGCGCTTCGCCGCGGCCCTTGTCGCCGACGGCGTCGAGCGTGGAGACCGGGTGTCGATCTGGGCGTTCAACTCCGCCGAGTGGATCATCGCCGTGCTCGGGATCCACCAGGCGGGCGCGACGCTGATCCCGATCAACACCCGCTTCAAGGGTCTCGAGGCATCCGAGCTCCTGCGTCGTGGCCGCGTCGGAGTCCTCATCGCCGTGACCGACTTCCTCGGCACCGACTACGTCGAGATGCTCGAGTCCACGGAGGAGGACCTCCCGGACCTGCGGACCATCGTCGCCGCACGCGGCCCGGCAACTGCGCCGTCGGTGTCATGGGCGGACTTTCTCGACAGGGCGACCGACGCCGACTTCGACGAGGTCGATCGCCGCCGCACGCTGATCGGACCGGACGACCCAGCGGACATGCTCTTCACGTCGGGGACGACCGGGACACCCAAGGGCGTCATCGCCACTCAGTCCCAGACGCTCGCGGTCGCCCAGGACTGGGCTGTGATGACCGGGTTGAGCGAGGACGACCGCTATCTCATGGTCAACCCGTACTTCCACATGTTCGGGCTCAAGGCCGGCATCCTCGCCAGCACCTCGGTCGGCGCGTGCATGCTGCCCGTCCCGGTGTTCGACGTGGCGGCATCGCTTCGGGCCGTCGAGCGTGAGCAGATCACGGTATTCCCCGGAGCACCGACGCTGTACGGGTCGATTCTCGAGCACCCAGAACGCTCGGCGTTCGACCTGTCGACCCTCCGGGTCGCGGTGACCGGCGCGGCCGACATCCCGGTCGAGCTCATCCGGCGGATCTATGCCGAGCTGCCGTTCGACTACGTGGTCTCCGGCTACGGACTCACGGAGGCAGGCACCGCCGCGAGCACCTCGCGCGACGACACCCCGGAGAAGATCGCCACCACTGTCGGCAAGGCCCGTCCCGGCTTCGAGATCCGTGTCGCCGACGAGTTCGACGCACCGGTGCCCGCTGGCAAGGTCGGCCAGATCCTCCTGCGCGGCCCCTCGGTGATGAGTGCCTACCTCGATGATCCCGAGACCACGGCGGCCGTACTCTCTGACGACGGTTGGCTGCGGACCGGCGACCTGGGTCGCTTCGACAAGGACGGATACCTGACGATCGTCGGTCGCACGAAGGAGATGTTCATCGTCGGCGGTTTCAACGCCTATCCCGCGGAGATCGAGTCGATACTCATGCGACACCCGTCCATCACCAACGTGGCCGTCGTGGGCATCCCGGACGAGCGGATGGGTGAGGTCGGGATGGCATTCGTCGTCGCCTCCGAACCCGTCGACGAGGCAGACGTGATCGCGTGGTCGCGAAACAACATGGCGAACTACAAGGTTCCCCGCCAGGTCCGCATCATCGATGAGCTGCCCCTCAACGCGACCGGCAAGGTCCAGAAGTCCGCCTTGCTCGAGCAGACTCCTCGCCCTTCTTGA